A window of the Serratia sarumanii genome harbors these coding sequences:
- a CDS encoding YmiA family putative membrane protein, translating to MVSKDGSDIKRRAWLCVFIGSGLFWLLTAAVIYWLLS from the coding sequence GTGGTGAGCAAGGATGGATCAGATATCAAACGTAGAGCATGGCTGTGTGTATTTATCGGTAGCGGGCTGTTCTGGCTGTTAACCGCCGCCGTGATTTACTGGTTACTGAGTTAG
- a CDS encoding multidrug ABC transporter permease/ATP-binding protein has product MELLRVVYHQYRWPFLAVMALTLASAGLGIGIIAFINQYLMETGGNALAVLPMFLALLALLMAVTLGSQLALTTLGHYFVYRLRGQLVKRILDTDIERLEQLGSASLLASLSSDIRNITVAFVRLPELVQGVILTLGAAAYLGWLSPKMLAVTAVWVAVTVVGSGCLVSRVYRHMASLRESEERLYHRYESVIDGRKELTLNRKRAQALYEQAYQPDAQAYRHHIIRADTFHLSALNWSNIMMLGAIGLVFFMANSLGWADSAVAATYSLTLLFLRTPLLQAVGAFPTLVSAEVAFNKLKTLRLAEYQPAFPAAVGRSWQTLELRDVVFHYADTEQQPGFAVGPLNLTLRRGELVFLIGGNGSGKSTLAMLLTGLYRPVSGHIVLDGVAQSAADMPDYRRLFSAIFTDFHQFDRLQGPEGGEPDADLVAIWLERLNMKSKLQFDGTRVTNPQLSQGQRKRLALLLAVAEQRDILLLDEWAADQDPQFRRTFYRELLPELRAMGKTVFAISHDDHYFEHADRLLEMRSGHLRELTGSEREHASRDSVSRIG; this is encoded by the coding sequence ATGGAACTGCTACGGGTGGTTTATCACCAGTATCGTTGGCCATTTCTGGCTGTCATGGCGCTGACCCTGGCCAGCGCCGGTTTAGGCATCGGTATCATTGCATTTATCAATCAATACCTGATGGAGACCGGCGGCAATGCATTGGCCGTGCTGCCGATGTTTCTCGCCCTGCTGGCATTGCTGATGGCGGTCACGCTGGGCTCGCAATTGGCGCTGACGACATTGGGCCATTACTTCGTCTATCGCCTGCGTGGGCAGCTGGTGAAGCGCATTTTGGATACCGATATTGAACGCCTTGAACAATTGGGCAGCGCCTCATTGTTGGCCAGCCTGTCCAGCGATATCCGCAATATTACCGTTGCCTTCGTGCGCTTGCCTGAACTGGTTCAAGGGGTGATTTTAACCCTGGGGGCAGCGGCCTATCTGGGGTGGCTATCGCCGAAAATGCTGGCGGTCACGGCAGTCTGGGTGGCGGTGACCGTCGTGGGCAGCGGCTGCCTGGTATCACGGGTTTATCGTCATATGGCCAGTTTGCGTGAGTCGGAAGAACGTCTCTATCATCGTTATGAGTCGGTGATTGACGGTCGTAAGGAGCTGACGTTGAACCGCAAGCGGGCGCAGGCGCTGTACGAACAGGCCTATCAGCCCGATGCGCAAGCTTATCGCCACCACATCATTCGCGCCGATACCTTCCATTTGAGCGCGCTCAACTGGTCAAACATCATGATGTTGGGCGCGATTGGGCTGGTGTTCTTTATGGCCAACAGTCTGGGATGGGCGGACTCGGCGGTGGCCGCCACCTATTCACTGACGCTGCTGTTTTTGCGCACGCCATTACTGCAAGCGGTCGGAGCGTTTCCGACGTTGGTCAGCGCCGAAGTGGCCTTTAACAAGCTGAAGACGCTGCGCCTGGCCGAGTATCAACCGGCGTTTCCTGCCGCCGTTGGTCGCTCCTGGCAGACGCTGGAGCTGCGCGACGTGGTTTTTCACTATGCAGATACGGAACAGCAGCCCGGTTTTGCCGTCGGGCCGCTCAATCTGACGCTGCGGCGTGGTGAGCTGGTCTTTCTGATCGGCGGCAACGGCAGCGGCAAGTCAACGCTGGCGATGTTGTTGACCGGCTTGTACCGGCCGGTGAGCGGCCATATCGTTCTGGATGGCGTCGCACAGAGCGCAGCGGATATGCCGGACTACCGGCGGCTGTTTTCGGCGATTTTCACCGATTTTCATCAGTTCGATCGCTTGCAAGGGCCGGAAGGCGGCGAACCGGATGCGGATCTGGTCGCCATCTGGCTCGAGCGGTTGAATATGAAAAGCAAACTGCAGTTTGACGGCACCAGGGTGACCAATCCGCAACTGTCGCAGGGGCAACGCAAACGTCTGGCTTTGCTGCTGGCGGTGGCGGAACAGCGCGATATCTTGCTGTTGGATGAATGGGCCGCGGATCAGGATCCGCAATTTCGGCGCACTTTCTATCGTGAACTATTGCCGGAGCTGCGCGCGATGGGCAAAACGGTGTTTGCCATCAGCCATGACGATCACTATTTCGAACACGCCGATCGGTTGCTTGAGATGCGCTCAGGCCATTTACGTGAGCTGACCGGCAGCGAACGTGAACACGCCAGCCGGGATTCCGTCAGCAGAATCGGTTAA
- a CDS encoding tyrosine-type DNA invertase, protein MKKRKFLSQVEIEQLIAAVHEGKNSIRDRCLLLMCFIHGLRVSELRALRLQDIDLTSNRIHISRLKNGFSVQHPIQPRERLALLNWLAQRANYPDAEAPWLFLSRHGGQISRQQLYRLMRMYGEMAGISVQVHPHMLRHSCGYALADKGIDTRLIQDYLGHKNIQNTVIYTATNVERFRTINI, encoded by the coding sequence ATGAAAAAAAGGAAGTTTCTTAGTCAGGTTGAAATTGAGCAACTGATTGCCGCTGTGCATGAAGGAAAAAATAGCATTCGAGATCGTTGTTTACTATTAATGTGCTTTATTCACGGCTTGCGGGTTAGCGAACTGCGTGCATTGCGCCTTCAGGATATTGACCTTACCTCCAATAGGATCCATATATCCCGGTTGAAAAACGGGTTTTCCGTTCAGCATCCCATTCAACCGCGAGAACGGCTGGCGCTGTTAAACTGGCTGGCTCAACGGGCGAACTATCCTGACGCTGAAGCGCCATGGCTATTCCTGTCGCGCCACGGCGGGCAGATATCACGTCAGCAGCTCTATCGGTTGATGAGAATGTATGGCGAGATGGCCGGCATTAGCGTTCAGGTCCATCCTCACATGTTGCGACATTCCTGCGGTTACGCCCTTGCGGATAAAGGGATCGATACGCGTTTGATTCAGGATTATTTAGGGCACAAAAATATCCAGAATACGGTGATTTACACCGCGACCAACGTTGAGCGATTCCGCACGATCAACATTTAA
- a CDS encoding response regulator transcription factor: MHSWRQQPLNIALMDRCPLTLEGLASFLKTLPTQAKVIVKETSVRAVADSVVYQQADVLISEMDGEDETVAQGRETLLALCTQLPDLRVIVYTRCQNAEELGRLLNQPNVSIVARDDALPLVAEFFNRVLLGERVLSPQIGAFLAPSVSGEEVSTRKLTRCESDVLAFLFNGMSLRQIAELQRRSIKTISAHKCSAMRKLQVKNDSELFSLHGNITRQLGGKWSKGT; the protein is encoded by the coding sequence ATGCATTCATGGCGTCAGCAGCCGCTGAACATAGCATTAATGGACAGATGCCCATTAACGCTGGAGGGGTTGGCGAGTTTTTTAAAAACGCTGCCAACCCAGGCAAAAGTCATCGTAAAGGAAACCAGCGTCCGTGCGGTGGCGGATAGCGTGGTCTATCAGCAGGCTGACGTGCTGATTAGCGAGATGGATGGTGAAGATGAAACGGTTGCTCAGGGCAGGGAAACGTTGCTTGCCTTGTGCACGCAGTTGCCCGACTTGCGGGTAATCGTCTATACCCGCTGCCAGAATGCAGAAGAGTTAGGGCGCCTGTTGAACCAGCCTAATGTCAGCATCGTTGCCAGAGATGACGCTTTGCCGCTGGTGGCGGAGTTTTTTAATCGCGTGTTGCTGGGGGAACGTGTGTTGAGTCCGCAGATTGGGGCTTTTCTGGCGCCTTCCGTGAGTGGAGAGGAGGTTAGCACGCGAAAGTTGACCCGCTGTGAGAGCGACGTTTTGGCCTTTTTGTTTAACGGTATGAGCCTGCGGCAAATCGCCGAGTTGCAACGGCGCAGCATCAAGACGATCAGCGCGCATAAATGCAGCGCCATGCGTAAACTGCAGGTAAAGAATGACAGCGAACTGTTTTCTTTGCACGGCAATATTACGCGGCAATTGGGGGGGAAATGGTCAAAGGGGACCTAG
- a CDS encoding response regulator transcription factor, producing the protein MNINYPYGTTLAAGNVATGAVAIMEPCPLTALGMRNRLIESCGLPPDKVRQVTNLVALRALFTQHAHRLLVMDLCGKSELVLDGFRLIADVRESSPDTAIIICTALDEPRLLRQLIASGIRGLMLKQEPAIALTHCVQQVLAGCSSFSHRVRQRQLHEATADKPLTAKELDVLTQLFSGKSVTSVALTMCRDIRTVSTHKRNAMLKLGFHSDGELYLQGKWMAAQGSSFVR; encoded by the coding sequence ATGAATATTAATTATCCCTATGGAACAACCTTGGCGGCCGGCAATGTGGCGACGGGGGCCGTGGCTATCATGGAACCTTGCCCCCTCACGGCGTTGGGGATGAGAAACCGATTGATTGAGTCCTGCGGTCTACCGCCCGACAAGGTTCGACAGGTGACGAACCTGGTGGCGCTGAGAGCCTTATTCACTCAGCACGCGCATCGTTTATTGGTGATGGATTTGTGCGGCAAATCAGAATTGGTATTGGACGGCTTCAGGCTGATTGCCGATGTGCGTGAAAGCTCGCCGGACACCGCGATAATTATTTGTACGGCATTGGATGAGCCTAGGCTGCTGCGGCAACTGATCGCATCCGGCATCCGCGGCCTGATGTTGAAGCAAGAGCCGGCCATTGCGTTGACTCATTGCGTCCAACAGGTCTTGGCGGGCTGCAGCAGTTTCAGCCATCGGGTGCGTCAGCGTCAATTGCATGAGGCGACAGCCGACAAGCCTCTGACGGCGAAGGAACTGGATGTGCTGACCCAGTTGTTTTCCGGCAAAAGCGTGACCAGCGTGGCGTTAACGATGTGCCGAGATATTCGCACCGTCAGCACGCATAAACGCAATGCGATGTTGAAGTTGGGATTTCACAGCGATGGGGAATTGTATCTTCAGGGGAAATGGATGGCTGCACAAGGTTCGTCTTTTGTTCGCTAG
- a CDS encoding fimbrial protein: protein MGKVFSGIGCKLALAGLFLLAMPSAHAVSKIVITGNIKAAPCEIDGANGTVSVNLGDDISAAVLATSGAFSPWVEFPLTLKNCPSTTTSVVATFSGTAADEGASLYKSTGSSRRVQIELQNSQGANLGNGKSMAQLVNRATNEAKFNLRARAFSVNGGSTPGSIEGALQVTFVYQ from the coding sequence ATGGGGAAGGTTTTTAGCGGTATTGGCTGCAAATTGGCGCTGGCGGGCCTGTTTCTCCTGGCGATGCCGTCGGCGCATGCCGTATCAAAAATAGTGATTACCGGCAACATCAAAGCGGCACCCTGTGAAATCGACGGCGCGAACGGCACGGTTTCGGTCAATCTGGGGGACGATATTTCTGCCGCCGTACTGGCGACCTCCGGTGCCTTTAGCCCGTGGGTGGAGTTCCCTTTGACGCTAAAAAACTGCCCAAGCACCACCACGTCGGTCGTCGCGACCTTCAGCGGAACGGCTGCGGATGAAGGTGCCAGCTTGTACAAAAGCACCGGCAGTTCTCGCCGAGTGCAAATTGAATTGCAAAATAGCCAGGGGGCAAACCTGGGCAATGGCAAGAGTATGGCCCAGTTAGTTAATCGGGCGACGAATGAAGCCAAATTCAATTTGCGGGCGCGGGCATTCAGCGTCAATGGCGGTTCAACACCCGGTTCGATAGAAGGGGCTCTGCAGGTCACTTTCGTCTATCAGTAG
- a CDS encoding fimbrial protein encodes MMATGISIQRGIIVGGLLACATLGAPQVQAAFGQCVPISGTHGFSFLFSPVLTDPSQNVVGRIIKNADGGNWNLPGSYRVKCECQTRTASYVTAKMLLSEPVFSSGGLTYYALNEYLGVASEVFVAGYRNVFIAAPFTNESNFKTDMDGDDESCASTPYNSGARGRIHLYFRRPFVGVTTIPSTRLVDTYVSVVSGVKSDVPVSTISMSGTVTVPQSCEISPQTVTIDFGDILTSNIQTKGAMASGVTPEERTLTLACRNISAGVKVSLSFRGEADGSMPEALKTSNRDIGVMIKDMQGNVIRPQSGRLPIDNFQYPNQSGSSRISVYPINTTGRPPAVGQFNATATIQAEIQ; translated from the coding sequence ATGATGGCGACAGGAATATCGATTCAACGAGGGATCATCGTCGGTGGGCTATTGGCGTGCGCAACGTTGGGCGCACCACAGGTGCAGGCGGCTTTCGGGCAGTGTGTTCCTATTTCGGGGACCCATGGGTTTTCATTCCTTTTTTCCCCGGTTTTAACCGACCCGTCGCAAAACGTGGTGGGGCGGATTATTAAGAATGCTGACGGCGGCAACTGGAATTTGCCCGGTTCTTATCGGGTGAAGTGCGAATGTCAGACGCGTACAGCGTCTTATGTCACCGCCAAAATGCTGCTGAGCGAGCCGGTATTCAGCAGCGGGGGATTAACGTATTACGCGTTGAATGAATACCTGGGCGTGGCCAGCGAAGTTTTCGTTGCGGGGTATCGCAACGTGTTTATTGCCGCACCGTTCACCAATGAGTCTAACTTTAAGACCGATATGGATGGTGATGACGAATCCTGTGCCAGCACGCCCTACAACAGCGGTGCTCGCGGGCGAATTCATCTGTATTTCCGCCGCCCTTTCGTTGGCGTGACCACAATCCCCAGCACCCGCCTGGTAGACACCTACGTCTCCGTGGTGAGCGGGGTGAAAAGCGATGTGCCGGTCTCCACTATCTCCATGAGCGGCACCGTCACCGTGCCGCAGAGCTGTGAAATCAGTCCGCAAACGGTCACGATCGATTTTGGCGATATCTTGACGTCGAATATTCAAACCAAGGGGGCGATGGCGTCCGGCGTCACGCCAGAAGAGAGAACGCTGACGCTGGCTTGCCGCAATATTTCCGCCGGCGTCAAGGTCAGCCTGTCATTTCGCGGTGAGGCGGACGGCAGCATGCCCGAGGCTCTGAAGACCAGCAATCGCGACATTGGCGTGATGATTAAGGATATGCAGGGCAATGTTATTCGGCCTCAGAGCGGGCGCTTGCCAATCGATAACTTCCAATACCCTAACCAGAGTGGCAGCTCACGGATCAGCGTATATCCGATCAACACCACCGGCCGACCTCCTGCCGTGGGGCAGTTCAATGCAACAGCGACCATTCAGGCAGAAATTCAATAA
- a CDS encoding fimbria/pilus outer membrane usher protein, which produces MNNPNCIGLPGARSVLAGLISCQVALLSPIGTAYARDYFNPALLEIDNPALRGADLSVFEENSSQAPGNYRVDLYLNGEQIDSLDVEFRLMPGAGGKQTLQPCFSTEKLAELGVRVAMFPAMVPGESCVNLAQAIPQASSTFLFNQLRLNLSIPQAALRLNARDYVSPDKWDSGIPALLVNYNFSGANSQMRASERQNNNNYYLNLRSGINWGAWRLRNYSIWNHYSGGSSSWRSINTYLQRDIVALQSRLTLGDSTTSSDVFDSVQFRGGQLASEDDILPDSMKGYSPVVRGIARTNAQIIIRQNGYVIYQSYVPPGAFEISDLYPTGGSGDLNVNVREADGQEQHFVVPYAVVPVLQREGRFKYSLTSGKYRSYSGGVDERPFSQATGIYGLPWGATLYGGVQAASKYQSLALGWGQNMGAVGALSADVTQAWTKQETRPKEQGQSWRLRYGKNFIETGTNFSLASYRYSTRGFYSLQEALESYGGNSAVYSDHKKSRAELTMSQSLWERGGTLSLSLFNEDYWDNNRRSQSVSLSYNNSWEAVSYGLNYTFNQNGYDSNGNRSSIRDHIVAFNVSVPLSKWLPGSYATYSMNASRNGATSNNLGLSGTALPGNNLNYSISQGYTGRDVGANGNIQADYKGSLAEWNLGYGYDRHRRQVNYGVQGGVLVHQNGVTLSQPLGDTVALVQAPGASGVNVLNQTGVSTDWRGYAVVPYLTPYRRNIVGLDGESFAEDVDMTLSSQTVIPTRGAVVRARFNPDVGARVLLTLLTRSGAPVPFGATVSTLNSPSDNAAIVGDGGQVYLAGLADSGRLRVKWGNDAAQQCQANYQLANQPESGGIRLVNGQCL; this is translated from the coding sequence ATGAATAACCCGAATTGTATTGGTTTACCAGGGGCGCGATCGGTTCTTGCCGGCCTGATATCTTGCCAGGTGGCGCTGCTGAGCCCGATCGGCACGGCTTATGCACGCGATTATTTCAACCCGGCGTTGCTGGAAATCGATAATCCGGCGCTGCGCGGCGCCGATCTCTCCGTATTTGAGGAGAACAGCAGCCAGGCACCCGGGAACTATCGGGTCGATCTTTACCTGAACGGCGAACAGATAGACAGCCTTGACGTCGAGTTCCGGCTTATGCCGGGAGCCGGCGGTAAACAAACGCTGCAACCTTGTTTCAGCACTGAAAAATTGGCTGAATTGGGCGTGAGGGTGGCCATGTTTCCGGCGATGGTGCCTGGGGAGAGTTGCGTCAATTTGGCGCAGGCCATTCCACAAGCCTCTTCGACATTCCTGTTCAATCAGTTGAGGCTGAATTTGAGCATCCCGCAGGCGGCGCTGCGCTTGAATGCGCGCGACTACGTTTCCCCGGATAAATGGGATTCCGGCATACCGGCGCTGTTGGTCAATTACAATTTCAGCGGCGCCAATAGCCAGATGCGCGCCAGCGAACGGCAAAACAACAATAACTATTACCTCAATCTGCGCTCGGGCATCAACTGGGGCGCCTGGCGCCTGCGTAACTATTCGATCTGGAATCATTACTCCGGTGGTTCTTCTTCCTGGCGCTCAATCAATACCTACCTGCAGCGCGATATCGTTGCGTTGCAAAGCCGCCTAACCCTGGGTGACAGCACAACATCCAGCGATGTGTTCGATAGCGTGCAGTTCCGCGGCGGGCAGTTGGCCTCTGAGGACGATATCCTGCCGGACAGCATGAAAGGGTACTCGCCGGTAGTGCGAGGGATCGCACGCACGAATGCGCAAATCATAATCCGGCAAAACGGCTACGTGATTTATCAAAGCTATGTGCCGCCGGGGGCGTTTGAAATTTCCGATCTGTATCCCACGGGCGGCAGCGGCGACCTGAATGTAAACGTGCGTGAGGCAGACGGCCAGGAGCAGCATTTTGTGGTGCCGTACGCCGTGGTGCCGGTATTGCAGCGCGAAGGGCGGTTTAAATACAGCCTGACCAGCGGGAAATACCGGTCATACAGCGGCGGCGTTGATGAACGCCCGTTCAGCCAGGCAACCGGGATCTACGGTTTGCCTTGGGGGGCCACGTTGTATGGCGGCGTGCAGGCGGCCAGTAAATATCAATCTTTAGCGCTGGGATGGGGGCAGAACATGGGGGCGGTAGGCGCGCTGTCTGCCGATGTCACCCAGGCCTGGACCAAACAGGAAACCCGGCCGAAGGAACAGGGGCAATCATGGCGTCTGCGTTACGGTAAAAACTTCATTGAAACCGGCACCAACTTTAGTTTGGCCAGTTACCGCTACTCCACGCGCGGTTTTTATAGCCTGCAGGAGGCGCTGGAGAGCTATGGCGGCAACAGCGCCGTCTATAGCGATCACAAGAAGAGCCGCGCCGAGCTGACGATGAGCCAAAGCCTGTGGGAGCGGGGAGGAACGCTGTCGCTCAGCCTGTTTAACGAAGACTACTGGGATAACAATCGCCGTTCGCAGTCTGTCAGCCTCAGCTACAACAACAGCTGGGAAGCGGTCAGTTACGGGCTGAATTACACGTTCAACCAGAACGGTTACGACAGTAACGGCAATCGCAGCAGCATTCGTGACCATATCGTGGCTTTCAACGTCAGCGTACCGCTCAGCAAATGGCTGCCGGGCAGCTACGCCACCTACAGTATGAACGCCAGTCGCAATGGTGCCACCAGCAACAACCTTGGGTTGAGCGGTACGGCGTTGCCGGGAAACAACCTGAACTACAGCATCAGCCAGGGCTATACCGGCAGGGATGTGGGGGCGAACGGCAATATTCAGGCGGATTATAAAGGCTCTCTCGCCGAGTGGAACCTGGGGTACGGCTACGATCGCCATCGCCGGCAGGTGAACTACGGCGTGCAGGGCGGCGTTCTGGTGCACCAAAATGGCGTCACGCTTTCCCAACCGCTGGGCGATACGGTGGCGTTGGTGCAAGCGCCTGGTGCTTCAGGGGTGAATGTCCTGAACCAGACCGGAGTCAGCACCGACTGGCGCGGCTATGCGGTTGTGCCTTACCTGACGCCTTACCGGCGCAACATCGTCGGATTGGACGGTGAATCTTTCGCAGAGGACGTCGACATGACGCTGAGTAGCCAAACGGTAATCCCAACTCGCGGCGCCGTGGTGCGCGCCCGCTTTAATCCGGACGTCGGTGCCCGCGTGTTGTTGACCTTGCTGACGCGCAGCGGCGCTCCGGTGCCGTTCGGCGCGACCGTCAGCACTCTCAACAGCCCCTCTGACAATGCAGCCATCGTCGGTGATGGCGGCCAGGTTTATCTGGCTGGCCTGGCGGATAGCGGGCGGTTGCGGGTTAAGTGGGGCAATGACGCGGCTCAGCAATGTCAGGCCAACTATCAATTGGCTAATCAGCCCGAGAGCGGTGGGATTCGCCTCGTTAACGGGCAGTGTTTATAA
- a CDS encoding molecular chaperone produces the protein MKAGYFVLTAALLMTLWTPVRAGVVVGGTRLIYDGGKKESALNISNPDAMPYLIQSWVDAQEGDSAKAPFIITPPLFRLDGGQNNLLRVVRAGGNLPTDRESLYWLNVKAIPSVEKKENTLQIAIKTRIKLIYRPQGLTGNLEEAAGKVTWRRSGDRLQVTNPSPYYLTFFNLKLNGRAITGNTMVAPQASASFSLPTANGAGGGLSWQIINDYGGTGQTFTSTL, from the coding sequence ATGAAAGCGGGATACTTTGTGCTGACGGCGGCGTTGTTGATGACGCTTTGGACTCCGGTACGGGCCGGTGTCGTAGTGGGGGGAACGCGCCTGATCTACGACGGCGGCAAAAAAGAGTCTGCTCTGAATATCAGTAATCCGGATGCGATGCCTTATCTGATCCAATCCTGGGTCGATGCGCAAGAGGGCGATAGCGCGAAAGCGCCTTTTATCATTACACCGCCGCTATTTCGCTTGGATGGCGGCCAAAATAACCTGCTGCGCGTGGTACGTGCGGGCGGCAATTTACCGACGGACAGAGAGTCGCTGTATTGGCTGAATGTGAAGGCGATCCCCTCGGTAGAAAAGAAAGAGAACACCCTGCAAATCGCCATCAAGACCCGTATCAAGTTGATTTACCGCCCGCAGGGGCTCACCGGCAATCTGGAGGAGGCGGCCGGTAAAGTGACGTGGCGGCGCAGTGGCGATCGTCTGCAGGTGACCAACCCTTCACCCTACTACCTCACCTTTTTCAATTTGAAGCTGAATGGCCGCGCCATTACCGGCAACACCATGGTAGCACCGCAGGCAAGCGCCAGTTTCTCGTTGCCGACGGCGAATGGCGCAGGAGGCGGTTTGAGCTGGCAAATCATCAATGACTATGGCGGCACCGGCCAGACCTTCACCAGCACATTATAA